One region of Passer domesticus isolate bPasDom1 unplaced genomic scaffold, bPasDom1.hap1 HAP1_SCAFFOLD_131, whole genome shotgun sequence genomic DNA includes:
- the LOC135291839 gene encoding uncharacterized protein LOC135291839, giving the protein MFHFLIESQQRIKNQQVILGLNIFFALAFQSQQSDNNCQVSVGGVFQNLTLSSLTRVVVIEQRSEQFSWKTIWNYNTGVIATKLVQQNTCYISVMNRNEMPSFENLAHLASQNGNQVGLGRPTKKITFVTNGLVNNLYSYGTEITAMCSGLTTYMATEVHTSQGHQVNLGSCITLEVLRIVELKYCNGNGNGNWNGNFPTQQIPGDIFNNNTQGGIFNHTQVIIGGQSQIVTINRQWHVAIIEQKTFSGSWKTIWNYNTGVIATKVTQQNICYISIMNRNEMPSFNNLARLAEESRNQIGFGRPTKKITFVANGLVSNLRSYGSDVFSMCSGLTTYMAYEVHGVQVNLGSCITLDVLGVVDLKYCTGNGNGQSQQIPGDIFNNNTQGGIFNHTQVIIGGQSQIVTINRQWHVAIIEQKTFSGSWKTIWNYNTGVIATKVTQQNTCYISIMNRNEMPSFNNLARLAEESRNQFGHGRPTKKITFVANGLVSNLRSYGSDVFSMCSGLTTYLAYEVHGVQVNLGSCITLDVLGVVDLKYCTGNSNGQSQQIPGDIFNNNTQGGIFNHTQVIIGGQSQIVTINRQWHVAIIEQKTFSGSWKTIWNYNTGVIATKVTQQNACYISIMNRNEMPSFNNLARLAEESRNQFGHGRPTKKITFVANGLVSNLRSYGSDVFSMCSGLTTYMAYEVHGVQVNLGSCITLDVLRVVDLKYCTGNGNGQSQQIPGGDGNTQVIIGGQSQTVTIYRQWRVAVIEKKAGIGSWKTIWNYNTGVIATKVTQQNACYISIMNKNEMPSFNNLAHLAQESKNQFGHGRPTKKITFVANGLVSNLRSYGSDVFSMCSGLTTYMAYEVHGVQVNLGSCITLDVLRVVDLKYCTGNGQSQQIPGGDGNTQVIIGGQSQIVTINRQWLVAVIEKKAGIGSWKTIWNYNTGVIATKVTQQNACYISIMNKNEMPSFNNLAHLAQESKNQFGHGRPTKKITFVANGLVSNLRSYGSDVFSMCSGLTTYMAYEVHGVQVNLGSCITLDVLRVVDLKYCTGNGNGQSQQIPGGDGNTQVIIGGQSQIVTINRQWLVAVIEKKAGIGSWKTIWNYNTGVIATKVTQQNACYISIMNRNEMPSFNNLAHLAQESKNQFGHGRPTKKITFVANGLVSNLRSYGSDVFSMCSGLTTYMAYEVHGVQVNLGSCITLDVLRVVDLKYCTGNGNGQSQQIPGGDGNTQVIIGGQSQIVTINRQWRVAIIEKKAGIGSWKTIWNYNTGVIATKVTQQNACYISIMNKNEMPSFNNLAHLAQESKNQFGHGRPTKKITFVANGLVSNLRSYGSDVFSMCSGLTTYMAYEVHGVHVNLGSCITLDVLRVVDLKYCTGNGNGQSQQIPGDIFNNNTQGSIFNHTQVIIGGQSQIVTINRQWHVAIIEQKTFSGSWKTIWNYNTVSGRDGTSSKCIHGVWLSVQLDQGR; this is encoded by the exons atgtttcattttttaattgagTCTCAGCAAAGAATTAAAAACCAGCAAGTCATCCTTGG ACTAAACATCTTCTTTGCCTTGGCTTTTCAGTCTCAGCAGTCGGATAACAACTGCCAGGTCTCTGTTGGTGGAGTTTTCCAAAATCTGACTCTCAGTAGTCTGACACGTGTGGTGGTTATTGAACAAAGGAGTGAGCAATTCTCATGGAAAACCATCTGGAACTACAACACG GGTGTCATTGCAACCAAATTGGTGCAACAGAACACCTGCTACATTTCTGTCATGAACAGAAATGAGATGCCCAGCTTTGAGAATCTGGCCCACCTGGCTTCACAGAACGGG AACCAGGTTGGCCTTGGAAGACCTACCAAGAAGATCACCTTTGTCACCAATGGACTGGTCAACAACCTCTACTCCTATGGAACAGAGATCACAGCTATGTGCAGTGGACTCACCACCTACATGGCTACTGAAGTTCACA cttctCAAGGACACCAGGTGAATCTGGGATCATGCATTACCCTTGAAGTCCTGAGAATTGTGGAGCTGAAGTACTGCAATGGCAATGGCAATGGCAATTGGAATGGCAATTTCCCG ACTCAGCAGATTCCTGGGGACATCTTCAACAACAACACGCAAGGCGGCATCTTCAACCACACACAAGTCATCATTGGGGGCCAGTCCCAAATTGTGACCATCAACAGGCAATGGCATGTGGCCATCATTGAGCAAAAGACCTTCAGCGGGTCCTGGAAAACCATCTGGAACTACAACACG GGTGTGATTGCAACCAAAGTCACTCAACAGAACATCTGCTACATTTCCATCATGAACAGAAATGAGATGCCCAGCTTCAATAATCTGGCCCGCCTGGCAGAAGAGAGCAGG AATCAGATCGGTTTTGGAAGACCTACCAAGAAGATCACCTTTGTTGCCAATGGATTGGTCAGCAACCTCAGGTCTTATGGGTCAGATGTCTTCTCCATGTGCAGTGGACTCACCACCTACATGGCTTATGAAGTTCATG GAGTCCAAGTCAATCTGGGATCATGCATTACCCTCGATGTCCTGGGTGTTGTGGATCTGAAGTACTGCACTGGAAATGGCAATGGACAA TCTCAGCAGATTCCTGGGGACATCTTCAACAACAACACGCAAGGCGGCATCTTCAACCACACACAAGTCATCATTGGGGGCCAGTCCCAAATTGTGACCATCAACAGGCAATGGCATGTGGCCATCATTGAGCAAAAGACCTTCAGTGGGTCCTGGAAAACCATCTGGAACTACAACACG GGTGTGATTGCAACCAAAGTCACTCAACAGAACACCTGCTACATTTCCATCATGAACAGAAATGAGATGCCCAGCTTCAATAATCTGGCCCGCCTGGCAGAAGAGAGCAGG AACCAGTTTGGTCATGGAAGACCTACCAAGAAGATCACCTTTGTTGCCAATGGATTGGTCAGCAACCTCAGGTCTTATGGGTCAGATGTCTTCTCCATGTGCAGCGGACTCACCACCTACCTGGCTTATGAAGTTCATG GAGTCCAAGTCAATCTGGGATCATGCATTACCCTCGATGTCCTGGGCGTTGTGGATCTGAAGTACTGCACTGGCAATAGCAATGGACAA TCTCAGCAGATTCCTGGGGACATCTTCAACAACAACACGCAAGGCGGCATCTTCAACCACACACAAGTCATCATTGGTGGCCAGTCCCAAATTGTGACCATCAACAGGCAATGGCATGTGGCAATCATTGAGCAAAAGACCTTCAGCGGGTCCTGGAAAACCATCTGGAACTACAACACG GGTGTGATTGCAACCAAAGTCACTCAACAGAACGCCTGCTACATTTCCATCATGAACAGAAATGAGATGCCCAGCTTCAATAATCTGGCCCGCCTGGCAGAAGAGAGCAGG AACCAGTTTGGTCATGGAAGACCTACCAAGAAGATCACCTTTGTTGCCAATGGATTGGTCAGCAACCTCAGGTCTTATGGGTCAGATGTCTTCTCCATGTGCAGTGGACTCACCACCTACATGGCTTATGAAGTTCATG GAGTCCAAGTCAATCTGGGATCATGCATTACCCTCGATGTCCTGAGAGTCGTGGATCTGAAGTACTGCACTGGCAATGGCAATGGACAA TCTCAGCAGATTCCTGGTGGTGATGGCAACACACAAGTCATCATTGGGGGCCAGTCCCAAACTGTGACCATCTACAGGCAATGGCGTGTGGCCGTCATTGAGAAAAAGGCTGGCATTGGGTCCTGGAAAACCATCTGGAACTACAACACG GGTGTCATTGCAACCAAAGTCACTCAACAGAACGCCTGCTACATTTCCATCATGAACAAAAATGAGATGCCCAGCTTCAATAATCTGGCTCACCTGGCACAAGAGAGCAAG AACCAGTTTGGTCATGGAAGACCTACCAAGAAGATCACCTTTGTCGCCAATGGATTGGTCAGCAACCTCAGGTCTTATGGGTCAGATGTCTTCTCCATGTGCAGTGGACTCACCACCTACATGGCTTATGAAGTTCATG GAGTCCAAGTCAATCTGGGATCATGCATTACCCTCGATGTCCTGAGAGTCGTGGATCTGAAGTACTGCACTGGCAATGGACAA TCTCAGCAGATTCCTGGTGGTGATGGCAACACACAAGTCATCATTGGGGGCCAGTCCCAAATTGTGACCATCAACCGGCAATGGCTTGTGGCCGTCATTGAGAAAAAGGCTGGCATTGGGTCCTGGAAAACCATCTGGAACTACAACACG GGTGTCATTGCAACCAAAGTCACTCAACAGAACGCCTGCTACATTTCCATCATGAACAAAAATGAGATGCCCAGCTTCAATAATCTGGCTCACCTGGCACAAGAGAGCAAG AACCAGTTTGGTCACGGAAGACCTACCAAGAAGATCACCTTTGTTGCCAATGGATTGGTCAGCAACCTCAGGTCTTATGGGTCAGATGTCTTCTCCATGTGCAGTGGACTCACCACCTACATGGCTTATGAAGTTCATG GAGTCCAAGTCAATCTGGGATCATGCATTACCCTCGATGTCCTGAGAGTCGTGGATCTGAAGTACTGCACTGGGAATGGCAATGGACAA TCTCAGCAGATTCCTGGTGGTGATGGCAACACACAAGTCATCATTGGGGGCCAGTCCCAAATTGTGACCATCAACAGGCAATGGCTTGTGGCCGTCATTGAGAAAAAGGCTGGCATTGGGTCCTGGAAAACCATCTGGAACTACAACACG GGTGTCATTGCAACCAAAGTCACTCAACAGAACGCCTGCTACATTTCCATCATGAACAGAAATGAGATGCCCAGCTTCAATAATCTGGCTCACCTGGCACAAGAGAGCAAG AACCAGTTTGGTCACGGAAGACCTACCAAGAAGATCACCTTTGTTGCCAATGGATTGGTCAGCAACCTCAGGTCTTATGGGTCAGATGTCTTCTCCATGTGTAGTGGACTCACCACCTACATGGCTTATGAAGTCCACG GAGTCCAAGTCAATCTGGGATCATGCATTACCCTCGATGTCCTGAGAGTCGTGGATCTGAAGTACTGCACTGGCAATGGCAATGGACAA TCTCAGCAGATTCCTGGTGGTGATGGCAACACACAAGTCATCATTGGGGGCCAGTCCCAAATTGTGACCATCAACAGACAATGGCGTGTGGCCATCATTGAGAAAAAAGCTGGCATTGGGTCCTGGAAAACCATCTGGAACTACAACACG GGTGTCATTGCAACCAAAGTCACTCAACAGAACGCCTGCTACATTTCCATCATGAACAAAAATGAGATGCCCAGCTTCAATAATCTGGCTCACCTGGCACAAGAGAGCAAG AACCAATTTGGTCACGGAAGACCAACCAAGAAGATCACCTTTGTCGCCAATGGATTGGTCAGCAACCTCAGGTCTTATGGGTCAGATGTCTTCTCCATGTGCAGTGGACTCACCACCTACATGGCTTATGAAGTTCATG GAGTCCATGTCAACCTGGGATCATGTATTACCCTCGATGTCCTGAGAGTCGTGGATCTGAAGTACTGCACTGGCAATGGCAATGGACAA TCTCAGCAGATTCCTGGGGACATCTTCAATAACAACACGCAAGGCAGCATCTTCAACCACACACAAGTCATCATTGGTGGCCAGTCCCAAATTGTGACCATCAACAGGCAATGGCATGTGGCCATCATTGAGCAAAAGACCTTTAGCGGGTCCTGGAAAACCATCTGGAACTACAACACGGTGAGTGGCAGGGATGGGACTTCTTCAAAATGCATCCATGGAGTCTGGCTGTCTGTCCAGCTGGACCAGGGACGGTGA
- the LOC135291848 gene encoding gastrokine-1-like, whose protein sequence is MTINRKWLVASIEQKTNHEYWKTIWNYDTGFMATKVLPERACYLSIMNRTEMPSFDALPQLAADIRNQNRPRPPAKEITFTLVRRTIRDLESYGPDIFSMCRGLSTYVGYEVHEPQFNLGSCLKLDVLQYLALTYCHNENFV, encoded by the exons ATGACCATCAATAGGAAATGGCTGGTGGCAAGTATTGAGCAAAAGACCAACCATGAGTACTGGAAAACCATCTGGAACTATGACACT GGTTTTATGGCAACCAAAGTGCTGCCAGAGAGAGCTTGCTACCTTTCCATCATGAACAGAACAGAGATGCCCAGCTTTGATGCACTTCCCCAGCTGGCTGCAGACATCAGG AACCAGAACCGTCCAAGACCCCCTGCAAAGGAGATCACATTCACCCTCGTCAGGAGAACCATCCGTGACCTCGAATCTTATGGGCCAGACATCTTCTCCATGTGCAGAGGGCTCTCAACTTATGTGGGTTATGAAGTTCACG AGCCCCAATTCAATCTGGGATCGTGCCTCAAGCTCGATGTCCTTCAATATCTGGCCCTCACCTACTGCCACAACGAAAACTTTGTGTAA
- the LOC135291844 gene encoding uncharacterized protein LOC135291844, with amino-acid sequence MNKSEMPRFDNLAHLAEQSRNQFGHGRPTKKITFVANGLVSNLRSYGSDVFSMCSGLTTYMAYEVHGVQVNLGSCITLDVLGVVDLKYCTGNGNGQSQQIPGDIFNNNTQGGIINHTQVIIGGQSQIVTINRQWRVAIIEQKTFSGSWKTIWNYNTGVIATKVTQQNACYISIMNKSEMPRFDNLAHLAEQSRNQIGFGSSTKKITFVASALVNNLRSYGSDVFSMCSGLTTYMAYEVHAVQGPQLNLGSCITLDVLGVVDLKYCTGNFHGNGQSQQTGNNCHFSGACVFQNMTLSSQTREVIIEQRSEQFSWKTIWNYNSGIIATKVVQERTCYISTMNRNEMPTFDALIRYASENKNQVGLGRPTKKITFVTNGLVNNLMSYGSDVFAMCSGLTTYMAYEVHGPQVNQGSCISLDALKLVNLNYCGGNIKA; translated from the exons ATGAACAAAAGCGAGATGCCCCGCTTTGATAACCTGGCTCACCTGGCTGAACAGAGCAGG AACCAGTTTGGTCATGGAAGACCTACCAAGAAGATCACCTTTGTCGCCAATGGATTGGTCAGCAACCTCAGGTCTTATGGGTCAGATGTCTTCTCCATGTGCAGTGGACTCACCACCTACATGGCTTATGAAGTTCATG GAGTCCAAGTCAATCTGGGATCATGCATTACCCTCGATGTCCTGGGCGTTGTGGATCTGAAGTACTGCACTGGCAATGGCAATGGACAA TCTCAGCAGATTCCCGGGGACATCTTCAACAACAACACGCAAGGCGGCATCATCAACCACACTCAAGTCATCATTGGGGGCCAGTCCCAAATTGTGACCATCAACAGGCAATGGCGTGTGGCCATCATTGAGCAAAAGACCTTCAGTGGGTCCTGGAAAACCATCTGGAACTACAACACG GGTGTCATTGCAACCAAAGTCACTCAACAGAACGCCTGCTACATTTCCATCATGAACAAAAGCGAGATGCCCCGCTTTGATAACCTGGCTCACCTGGCTGAACAGAGCAGG AATCAGATTGGTTTTGGAAGTTCTACCAAGAAGATCACCTTTGTTGCCAGTGCATTGGTGAACAACCTCAGGTCTTATGGGTCAGATGTCTTCTCCATGTGCAGTGGACTCACCACCTACATGGCTTATGAAGTTCATG ctgtgcAAGGACCCCAGTTGAACCTGGGATCATGTATTACCCTCGATGTCCTGGGAGTTGTGGATCTGAAGTACTGCACTGGTAATTTCCATGGCAATGGACAG TCTCAGCAGACAGGTAACAACTGCCATTTCTCTGGTGCCTGTGTTTTCCAAAACATGACCCTCAGCAGTCAAACACGTGAGGTGATTATTGAGCAGAGGAGTGAGCAGTTCTCCTGGAAAACCATCTGGAACTACAACTCG ggCATCATTGCAACCAAAGTGGTGCAAGAGAGAACGTGCTACATTTCCACCATGAACAGAAATGAGATGCCCACCTTTGATGCTCTCATCAGATATGCTTCAGAGAACAAG AACCAGGTTGGCCTTGGAAGACCTACCAAGAAGATCACCTTTGTCACCAATGGATTGGTCAACAACCTCATGTCTTATGGGTCAGATGTCTTCGCCATGTGCAGTGGACTCACCACCTACATGGCTTATGAAGTTCATG GACCCCAAGTGAATCAGGGATCATGTATCTCACTTGATGCCCTCAAACTTGTGAATCTGAATTACTGTGGTGGCAATATCAAGGCCTGA